The following proteins come from a genomic window of Chionomys nivalis chromosome 9, mChiNiv1.1, whole genome shotgun sequence:
- the Mrgbp gene encoding MRG/MORF4L-binding protein isoform X2: protein MGEAEVGGTGAPGDKGPGEAAPSPAEETVVWSPEVEVCLFHAMLGHKPVGVNRHFHMICIRDKFSQNIGRQVPSKVIWDHLSTMYDMQALHESEILPFPNPERNFVLPDEIIQEVREGKVVIEEEMKEEMKEDVDPHSGADDAILPAPVLPRGAEHRHLSPRRPQRFSNAASPHCLFSGPWVNVTIPQRC from the exons ATGGGGGAGGCCGAGGTGGGCGGCACGGGCGCCCCAGGTGACAAGGGCCCAGGCGAGGCAGCCCCGAGCCCTGCCGAAGAAACGGTAGTGTGGAGCCCTGAGGTGGAGGTGTGCCTCTTCCACGCCATGCTGGGCCACAAGCCTGTCG GGGTGAATCGGCACTTCCACATGATTTGTATTCGAGACAAGTTCAGCCAGAACATTGGGCGCCAGGTGCCATCCAAGGTCATCTGGGACCATCTGAGCACTATGTACGACATGCAGGCACTG CACGAGTCTGAGATTCTTCCATTCCCAAACCCAGAGAGGAACTTTGTCCTTCCCGATGAGATCATTCAGGAGGTCCGAGAAG GAAAAGTGGTCAttgaagaggaaatgaaggaggagatgaaggaggatGTGGACCCCCACAGTGGGGCTGATGATG CAATCCTTCCAGCCCCAGTGCTGCCAAGAGGCGCCGAACATAGACACCTCAGCCCCAGGCGGCCACAGCGATTCTCCAATGCTGCAAGCCCTCACTGCCTGTTCTCAGGGCCCTGGGTGAATGTGACCATCCCGCAGAGATGCTAG
- the Mrgbp gene encoding MRG/MORF4L-binding protein isoform X1, whose product MGEAEVGGTGAPGDKGPGEAAPSPAEETVVWSPEVEVCLFHAMLGHKPVGVNRHFHMICIRDKFSQNIGRQVPSKVIWDHLSTMYDMQALHESEILPFPNPERNFVLPDEIIQEVREGKVVIEEEMKEEMKEDVDPHSGADDVFSSSGSLGRALEKSSKDKERNSSDLGCKEGADKRKRSRVTDKVLTANSNPSSPSAAKRRRT is encoded by the exons ATGGGGGAGGCCGAGGTGGGCGGCACGGGCGCCCCAGGTGACAAGGGCCCAGGCGAGGCAGCCCCGAGCCCTGCCGAAGAAACGGTAGTGTGGAGCCCTGAGGTGGAGGTGTGCCTCTTCCACGCCATGCTGGGCCACAAGCCTGTCG GGGTGAATCGGCACTTCCACATGATTTGTATTCGAGACAAGTTCAGCCAGAACATTGGGCGCCAGGTGCCATCCAAGGTCATCTGGGACCATCTGAGCACTATGTACGACATGCAGGCACTG CACGAGTCTGAGATTCTTCCATTCCCAAACCCAGAGAGGAACTTTGTCCTTCCCGATGAGATCATTCAGGAGGTCCGAGAAG GAAAAGTGGTCAttgaagaggaaatgaaggaggagatgaaggaggatGTGGACCCCCACAGTGGGGCTGATGATG TTTTTTCATCTTCAGGGAGCTTGGGGAGAGCATTAGAAAAATCCAGCAAAGACAAGGAGAGGAACTCCTCAGACTTGGGGTGCAAAGAAGGGGCAGACAAGCGGAAACGCAGCCGGGTCACTGACAAGGTCCTGACTGCCAACAGCAATCCTTCCAGCCCCAGTGCTGCCAAGAGGCGCCGAACATAG